The following are from one region of the Hymenobacter radiodurans genome:
- a CDS encoding YceI family protein → MKALLLTLVVTLCLAFRPATTTYQALPAASRLTWTGYAEAGSWAPSGLLQLRRGTFTSDGATIRQGRFEFDMNTITHTDVKLQEHLRGADFFDTERFPVAVFVLREVVKGQAVGELTLKGIAKPVRFPVTVTPHPKGLQIQGTASLDRTQFGVSYNSSSFFQNLGNYAIRNDFSLTFDIIAKADK, encoded by the coding sequence ATGAAAGCGCTGCTTCTAACACTCGTTGTTACTCTCTGCCTGGCTTTCCGGCCGGCCACTACCACCTACCAAGCACTTCCTGCTGCCAGCCGTCTCACCTGGACGGGCTACGCGGAAGCTGGCTCCTGGGCTCCCAGTGGGCTGCTCCAACTTCGGCGCGGCACCTTCACTTCCGATGGCGCTACCATACGCCAGGGGCGCTTTGAGTTCGATATGAACACCATCACGCATACCGATGTCAAGTTGCAGGAACACTTGCGGGGGGCAGATTTCTTTGATACCGAGCGCTTTCCGGTTGCCGTTTTCGTGCTGCGTGAAGTCGTGAAGGGGCAGGCGGTGGGGGAGCTTACGCTGAAAGGCATTGCCAAGCCGGTGCGCTTTCCGGTCACTGTTACGCCTCACCCCAAAGGCCTACAGATACAGGGCACCGCCAGCCTCGACCGCACGCAGTTTGGCGTGAGTTATAACTCCAGCAGCTTCTTTCAAAACCTGGGTAACTACGCCATCCGCAACGATTTCAGCCTGACGTTTGACATAATTGCCAAAGCTGATAAGTAG
- a CDS encoding serine hydrolase domain-containing protein, protein MLRQGRWGAKQLVPASWIKQATTRGPVGPDYGYLWWLNTEQKAWPSAPATSYAALGAGSNTIWIDPEHDIVIVWRWHDGKPDELIKRVLAAVRE, encoded by the coding sequence ATGCTGCGTCAGGGCCGCTGGGGGGCAAAACAGCTCGTACCCGCCAGTTGGATAAAGCAGGCAACCACCCGCGGCCCCGTCGGTCCCGACTACGGCTATTTATGGTGGCTCAACACGGAGCAGAAAGCCTGGCCCAGCGCTCCGGCCACTAGCTATGCAGCTCTCGGTGCCGGCTCCAACACTATCTGGATCGACCCCGAGCACGATATAGTCATCGTGTGGCGTTGGCACGATGGCAAGCCTGATGAACTCATTAAGCGGGTGCTGGCGGCAGTACGGGAATAA
- a CDS encoding YdeI/OmpD-associated family protein, with protein MARIIDSYEIVDAPDPTSWRAWLVAHYASSPGVWLVLYKKASGRRQMTYAEAVEEALCYGWIDSLPRLRDENCFHLLFTPRKPRSVWSKVNKQRIETLLADGRMTPAGWSKIEVARQDGSWDTLNASDALEMPPELAAALAANVVAQHNFAAFPPSAKRQIIQYLNSAKRPETRQKRVEQIVALAAENKRLS; from the coding sequence ATGGCGCGCATTATTGACAGCTATGAAATTGTGGATGCTCCTGACCCGACCAGTTGGCGCGCGTGGCTGGTAGCACACTATGCCAGTTCGCCGGGTGTGTGGTTGGTGCTGTACAAAAAAGCCAGCGGGCGGCGGCAAATGACCTACGCCGAGGCGGTGGAAGAGGCGCTGTGCTACGGGTGGATTGATAGCCTGCCGCGCTTGCGGGATGAGAATTGCTTCCACTTGCTATTCACGCCTCGCAAGCCTCGTAGCGTATGGTCGAAGGTGAATAAACAGCGCATAGAAACGCTACTGGCCGACGGCCGCATGACGCCTGCGGGCTGGAGCAAGATTGAAGTTGCCCGCCAGGATGGCAGCTGGGACACACTTAACGCCAGCGACGCGCTGGAAATGCCCCCCGAACTCGCAGCTGCGCTGGCTGCCAATGTAGTGGCCCAACACAACTTTGCCGCCTTTCCGCCTTCCGCCAAACGGCAAATCATTCAGTATCTGAATAGCGCCAAACGCCCAGAGACGCGCCAGAAACGAGTGGAGCAGATAGTAGCCTTGGCGGCCGAAAATAAGCGGCTCAGTTAA
- a CDS encoding DUF421 domain-containing protein, producing MLFLAAPIEPFDWNRIFLSEDMPPLFLLEIAFRCLLTYLFIIGALRVTGRRGVRQLSLFELSIILALGSAAGDAMFYDDVPILHVLVVFLMVSGLYLLFNRLTERFPRFSDWLEGAPVLLVEDGRIHLENFTKQNLTQKELFGEMRQLQVEHLGQVRRAYIEATGDISLYFFEDKDVKAGLPIWPERVADTHRRVQGAGSHACAQCAHVQELARGEAAKCRVCQHDSWVVACSALRIA from the coding sequence ATGCTTTTCCTTGCTGCCCCTATTGAGCCCTTTGACTGGAACCGTATTTTCCTGTCCGAGGACATGCCGCCGCTATTTCTCTTGGAAATAGCTTTTCGCTGCCTGCTTACTTACCTGTTTATTATTGGCGCCTTGCGCGTCACGGGCCGGCGTGGCGTACGGCAGCTTTCCCTCTTTGAGCTGAGCATTATCCTGGCGTTGGGCTCGGCGGCCGGCGATGCCATGTTCTACGATGATGTGCCTATCCTGCACGTACTCGTGGTATTCTTGATGGTGTCGGGCCTGTATCTGCTCTTCAACCGTCTAACCGAGCGCTTTCCTCGCTTCAGCGATTGGCTGGAGGGCGCGCCCGTGCTTTTGGTGGAAGATGGCCGAATCCATCTAGAAAATTTTACCAAGCAAAACTTAACTCAGAAGGAGCTTTTCGGCGAAATGCGCCAATTACAGGTTGAACACTTGGGGCAGGTGCGGCGCGCTTACATTGAAGCTACCGGCGATATAAGTCTCTACTTTTTTGAGGATAAAGATGTGAAGGCCGGCTTGCCCATCTGGCCGGAAAGGGTGGCCGACACGCACCGCCGGGTTCAGGGAGCTGGCTCTCATGCCTGCGCTCAGTGCGCACACGTGCAGGAGCTAGCGCGCGGCGAAGCAGCCAAATGTCGCGTCTGCCAGCACGATTCCTGGGTAGTAGCCTGCTCTGCTTTGCGAATCGCGTAA
- a CDS encoding serine hydrolase: MRLTPYYLFVLFAFLGCAKTPSKTAQQTTQTSNSLYFPAADEAWQRKEAAQVGMDAALLEQAVAFAKQQETTQMKPDFSTQKEIFGEPLGPLPTTRAATNGLILRHGYIVAEWGDTKAADPTYSVAKSVLSTIVGLSVEKGIIKDVRDPVANYIKDGSYASAQNQSITWEHHLRQTSEWAGELWGKNVNFLGKEAFGQGERKPRALQPPGTYYEYNDVRINRMALSLLQLWRKPLPEVFRDEIMNPIGASNTWQWVPYRNSTVEIDGKAMPSVSGGTRWGAASGSAPATRHDLATSCCVRAAGGQNSSYPPVG, from the coding sequence ATGCGTCTAACACCTTACTACCTTTTCGTTCTTTTCGCCTTTCTGGGCTGCGCCAAAACTCCTTCCAAAACCGCGCAGCAAACCACTCAGACCTCCAATAGCCTTTATTTCCCCGCTGCCGATGAAGCCTGGCAGCGCAAAGAGGCCGCACAAGTAGGCATGGATGCCGCCCTGCTGGAACAGGCTGTAGCCTTTGCTAAGCAGCAGGAAACCACCCAGATGAAGCCTGATTTCTCTACCCAAAAGGAGATTTTTGGCGAGCCGCTCGGTCCGTTGCCCACCACTCGCGCCGCTACCAATGGCCTCATTCTACGTCACGGCTACATCGTGGCCGAGTGGGGCGACACCAAAGCAGCCGACCCAACCTACAGCGTGGCCAAAAGTGTGCTGTCGACTATTGTGGGGCTATCCGTAGAGAAAGGTATCATCAAGGATGTGCGCGACCCCGTAGCCAACTACATTAAAGATGGCAGCTACGCCTCCGCCCAAAATCAATCGATTACCTGGGAGCACCACCTGCGCCAGACCAGCGAGTGGGCCGGGGAACTATGGGGTAAGAATGTTAATTTCCTTGGCAAAGAAGCCTTTGGCCAGGGTGAGCGCAAGCCCCGGGCCCTTCAGCCGCCCGGCACCTACTACGAGTACAACGATGTGCGCATCAACCGCATGGCGCTGTCGTTGCTACAGCTCTGGCGCAAGCCGCTGCCCGAGGTATTTCGTGATGAAATAATGAACCCCATCGGAGCGTCAAACACATGGCAGTGGGTACCGTACCGCAATTCTACCGTCGAAATTGATGGTAAGGCAATGCCTTCCGTGAGTGGCGGCACCCGCTGGGGGGCGGCCTCTGGATCAGCGCCCGCGACGAGGCACGATTTGGCTACCTCATGCTGCGTCAGGGCCGCTGGGGGGCAAAACAGCTCGTACCCGCCAGTTGGATAA
- a CDS encoding DUF2179 domain-containing protein, which yields MLNGIEQYTGVTIISSQSEAIRQAVTTNLGRGVTIYQGKRGFGHRGHQDLAMDILFTVVTRLELPALRAEIRRLDPQAFVVQHHIDDAEGGMVKKRPFH from the coding sequence GTGCTCAATGGCATAGAGCAATACACGGGCGTCACTATTATTTCATCCCAAAGCGAGGCCATCCGGCAGGCTGTTACCACCAATCTGGGGCGGGGCGTAACCATCTATCAGGGCAAGCGTGGCTTTGGCCATCGGGGGCACCAAGACCTGGCAATGGATATCCTGTTTACCGTCGTTACGCGTCTGGAGCTTCCTGCCCTTCGCGCCGAAATCCGCCGCCTCGATCCGCAGGCGTTCGTGGTGCAGCACCACATTGATGATGCGGAAGGTGGCATGGTTAAAAAGCGTCCATTCCATTAA
- a CDS encoding serine hydrolase domain-containing protein, translating into MHTALQLQKLLLAFMLVLLVAPGTLAQKATIQRLDGSHISVQEIERLVPALMDSAKVPGLALAILEDNKVRYVKAFGYRNVQKRLPLEPQTAMYAASFSKAVFAYLVMQLVQEGALDLDKPLYQYLGKPLPELKDYQDLAADARWKQLTARMALTHTTGFPNWRWFEPDEKLRFKFAPGAQYWYSGEGLQLLQVAVEKITGKGLLQLSEEWVFKPLGMTRTSYVWQPAFENNFAIGYMEDGKAVPKEKRDEAQAAGSMETTITDYATFMAAVMQSKGLTPRAKQEMIRAQVAIPFKAQFGPLATVVTDENKAIKLAYGLGWGVFESPYGPAYFKEGHDDGWENHSLAFGDRKKGLVIMSNSSNADKLFKELLEKLLGDTFTPWQWENYVPYNYSTN; encoded by the coding sequence ATGCACACGGCCCTGCAACTACAGAAGCTACTGCTTGCCTTTATGCTGGTGCTGCTGGTGGCTCCGGGCACGCTGGCGCAGAAAGCTACTATCCAGCGGCTTGATGGCAGCCACATATCGGTGCAGGAAATAGAGCGGCTAGTGCCCGCGCTCATGGATTCGGCAAAGGTGCCGGGCTTAGCGCTCGCTATTTTGGAAGACAATAAGGTGCGCTACGTGAAAGCGTTTGGCTACCGCAACGTGCAGAAGCGTCTGCCCCTGGAACCCCAGACGGCCATGTACGCTGCATCTTTCAGCAAAGCGGTGTTTGCCTACCTGGTGATGCAGCTGGTGCAGGAAGGTGCGCTGGATCTGGATAAGCCACTGTATCAATATCTTGGCAAGCCCCTGCCCGAGCTAAAGGACTACCAGGACCTCGCCGCTGATGCGCGCTGGAAGCAGCTTACCGCCCGTATGGCTCTCACCCACACTACCGGCTTTCCCAATTGGCGCTGGTTTGAACCCGATGAGAAGCTGCGGTTTAAGTTTGCCCCCGGTGCCCAATACTGGTACTCCGGCGAAGGACTACAGCTGTTGCAGGTGGCGGTGGAGAAAATCACTGGAAAGGGCCTGTTGCAGCTAAGCGAGGAGTGGGTGTTTAAGCCTTTGGGTATGACGCGCACCAGTTATGTATGGCAGCCAGCGTTTGAGAACAACTTTGCCATTGGCTACATGGAAGATGGCAAGGCGGTGCCCAAGGAAAAGCGCGACGAGGCCCAAGCAGCGGGCTCCATGGAAACCACCATCACCGACTACGCTACCTTTATGGCTGCCGTAATGCAGAGTAAAGGGCTGACGCCCAGGGCGAAGCAGGAAATGATACGGGCGCAGGTAGCCATTCCGTTCAAGGCGCAGTTTGGTCCGCTGGCCACCGTAGTCACCGACGAGAACAAAGCCATCAAGCTGGCTTACGGGCTGGGCTGGGGAGTATTTGAATCGCCATATGGTCCCGCGTACTTCAAGGAGGGCCACGATGATGGGTGGGAAAACCACAGCTTAGCATTCGGGGATCGGAAGAAGGGCTTAGTTATAATGAGTAACAGCTCCAACGCGGATAAGCTGTTCAAAGAGCTGCTGGAAAAGCTGCTTGGCGACACGTTTACGCCGTGGCAGTGGGAAAACTATGTTCCGTATAATTACTCGACCAATTAA
- a CDS encoding D-alanyl-D-alanine carboxypeptidase/D-alanyl-D-alanine-endopeptidase, which yields MPSFLRSLPFLFLLLFPLSAAAPHSGMASDDEEEEMSANRGKGPRWLNKMIAESPVLRQHQVGVSISEVASGEKLYELNADRYFTPASNMKLFSFYAGLHLLGDSLPSLRYVVRGDSLLFWGTGDPTLLHGDVPSRKAFDFLQNRPEKLVYREIPMAQAAFGPGWSWDDYNYYYQPERSAFPVYGNVIRFYAGPNRRPAVRPRFFNPVVKEAPAGFPHPADDHVRRELTDNRFVYFTSPKKWIDETPFRPSSQLVLQLLQDTLRRPVLNAPWRPVRPQEAVRTLAGLPADSLYRRMLQVSDNLLAEQLLLMCSARLRSDSLSTQSVIRAVRTQYLQDLPDAPHWVDGSGLSRKNLITPRTLSALLLKLHQEVPEPRLLSLLAAGGGHGTLRRVYRDAAGPWFWGKTGTLSNNHNVCGYLKTRKGKLLAVSFMNNNHVAETTVVRHEMERVLKEVRERM from the coding sequence ATGCCGTCTTTCCTGCGTTCACTGCCGTTTTTGTTTTTGTTGCTGTTTCCGCTGAGCGCCGCCGCGCCGCACTCTGGTATGGCCAGCGATGACGAAGAGGAGGAAATGAGCGCGAATCGGGGAAAAGGCCCCCGCTGGCTAAACAAGATGATTGCCGAGTCTCCGGTGCTACGCCAGCATCAGGTGGGAGTTTCTATTAGCGAGGTAGCGTCGGGCGAAAAGCTATATGAGCTCAACGCTGACCGCTATTTTACGCCGGCCAGCAATATGAAGCTATTCAGCTTCTACGCCGGTTTGCACTTGCTCGGCGACTCCCTGCCCAGCCTGCGCTACGTCGTGCGCGGCGACTCTCTGCTGTTCTGGGGTACCGGCGACCCCACGTTGCTCCACGGTGATGTGCCTTCGCGCAAGGCCTTTGATTTCCTGCAAAATCGCCCTGAAAAACTGGTTTACCGCGAAATCCCGATGGCTCAGGCAGCCTTTGGACCGGGCTGGAGCTGGGACGACTACAACTATTACTACCAGCCCGAGCGCTCGGCTTTTCCCGTGTATGGCAATGTTATTCGCTTCTATGCGGGCCCAAACCGGCGGCCCGCCGTGCGCCCACGCTTCTTCAATCCCGTTGTGAAGGAAGCACCGGCCGGGTTCCCGCACCCAGCCGATGACCACGTGCGCCGCGAGCTAACGGACAATCGCTTCGTGTACTTTACGTCGCCCAAAAAGTGGATAGACGAAACGCCGTTTCGCCCTAGCTCGCAGCTAGTCCTTCAACTGCTACAGGATACTCTGCGTCGGCCCGTGCTAAATGCCCCCTGGCGCCCTGTTCGGCCGCAAGAGGCGGTGCGTACCCTCGCTGGCTTGCCCGCTGATTCGTTGTATCGGCGGATGCTACAAGTCAGTGACAACCTGCTGGCCGAACAGCTGCTACTCATGTGCTCCGCGCGCCTGCGCTCCGATTCGCTGAGTACGCAAAGCGTTATTCGGGCCGTGCGCACGCAGTATTTGCAGGATTTGCCTGATGCTCCGCATTGGGTAGATGGCTCCGGCCTCTCGCGCAAGAACCTGATTACGCCCCGTACCTTATCAGCCTTGCTGCTCAAGCTGCACCAGGAAGTGCCGGAACCTCGGCTGCTGAGTTTGCTGGCGGCGGGTGGTGGCCACGGCACTCTGCGCCGCGTGTACCGCGATGCTGCCGGGCCGTGGTTTTGGGGCAAAACCGGTACGCTCAGCAACAACCACAATGTGTGCGGCTATCTAAAAACGCGCAAGGGTAAGCTATTGGCGGTCAGTTTCATGAATAATAACCACGTAGCTGAAACTACCGTCGTGCGCCACGAAATGGAGCGGGTGCTGAAAGAAGTGCGCGAGCGGATGTAG
- the serA gene encoding phosphoglycerate dehydrogenase yields the protein MSSATQPLPYLIIDFDSTFTQVEGLDELADIALQHHPEREKIVGQIRSLTDRGMSGELNFSESLKQRLALLEARREHLPLLVAQLKTKVSDSIVRNRSFFERFRGRIYIVSSGFREFIEPVVADFGIDSDHVLANTFTYDTGGQITGFDADNVLTRDGGKIEQLRQLDLAGDVYVLGDGYTDYQMREAGLANRFYAFTENVARAAVVAQADEVIPSFDEFLYQNKLPMTLSYPKNRISVLLLENPDARAAELFRQEGYQVESVPGGLDEDELVERIAGVSILGIRSKTQVTPRVLEAANRLIAVGAFCIGTNQIDLVSCMKKGVAVFNAPFSNTRSVVELALGEIIVLARRIPDKNPKMHLGEWDKSARGSFEIRGKKLGIVGYGNIGSQLSVVAEAIGMQVLYYDIAEKLQLGNAVKCRTLQELLQQADVVTLHVDGRAENKNLIGAEEFAHMKPGAIFLNLSRGHIVDISALADAVRSGHLGGASIDVFPYEPKTNHETFESELRGLPNVLLTPHIGGSTAEAQRNIAEFVPERIMGYVNTGNTQQSVNLPNIQLPVQQAHRLIHLHANVPGVLASINNVLADHQVNILGQYLKTNEHIGYVITDIDKEYAPEVIGALRKVEHTIKFRVLY from the coding sequence ATGTCCAGCGCAACTCAGCCTCTGCCTTATCTTATCATCGACTTCGACAGCACCTTTACCCAAGTGGAAGGCCTCGACGAATTGGCGGATATTGCCCTTCAACATCACCCAGAGCGGGAAAAAATCGTGGGGCAGATTCGCAGCCTCACGGATCGGGGTATGAGCGGGGAGCTGAACTTCTCCGAGTCGCTGAAGCAACGTCTGGCACTGTTGGAAGCGCGGCGCGAGCACTTGCCGCTGCTGGTGGCACAGCTCAAAACCAAGGTATCAGACAGCATTGTGCGTAATCGCAGCTTTTTTGAGCGGTTTCGGGGCCGCATCTATATCGTGAGCAGTGGCTTCCGGGAGTTTATTGAGCCCGTAGTAGCCGACTTTGGCATTGATTCCGACCACGTGCTGGCCAATACCTTCACCTACGATACTGGGGGGCAAATTACGGGCTTCGACGCCGACAACGTGCTGACCCGCGACGGAGGCAAAATTGAGCAGCTCCGCCAGCTTGATCTTGCCGGCGACGTGTACGTGCTCGGCGACGGCTACACCGATTATCAGATGCGCGAAGCCGGCCTAGCCAACCGCTTCTACGCCTTCACCGAAAACGTGGCCCGCGCCGCCGTCGTGGCCCAGGCCGACGAAGTTATTCCGTCATTCGACGAGTTTCTCTACCAAAATAAGCTTCCCATGACGCTCAGCTACCCCAAAAACCGCATCAGCGTACTTTTGCTTGAAAACCCCGACGCTCGCGCCGCCGAGCTTTTCCGGCAGGAAGGCTACCAGGTGGAAAGTGTGCCCGGCGGCCTCGATGAAGATGAACTGGTAGAGCGCATTGCAGGCGTGAGCATTCTCGGTATCCGATCCAAAACGCAGGTAACGCCCCGCGTCCTTGAAGCGGCCAATCGCCTGATTGCCGTCGGAGCCTTTTGCATTGGCACCAACCAGATTGACTTGGTAAGCTGCATGAAAAAGGGCGTGGCCGTGTTCAACGCGCCCTTCTCCAACACTCGTTCAGTGGTAGAGCTGGCCTTGGGTGAAATCATCGTACTGGCCCGCCGCATCCCCGATAAAAACCCCAAAATGCACCTGGGTGAATGGGACAAATCGGCGCGTGGCAGCTTCGAGATTCGGGGTAAAAAGCTGGGCATTGTGGGCTACGGCAACATCGGCAGCCAGCTTTCGGTGGTGGCCGAAGCTATAGGCATGCAAGTGCTTTACTATGATATAGCCGAGAAGCTTCAACTGGGTAATGCCGTGAAGTGCCGCACGTTGCAGGAGCTCTTGCAGCAGGCCGACGTGGTGACGCTACACGTAGATGGCCGCGCCGAGAATAAGAATCTCATCGGGGCCGAAGAATTTGCGCACATGAAGCCGGGGGCCATTTTTCTCAACCTCAGCCGCGGCCATATCGTGGATATTTCGGCGCTGGCCGACGCCGTGCGTAGCGGTCATCTTGGCGGCGCCAGCATCGACGTATTCCCTTACGAGCCGAAAACCAATCACGAAACCTTCGAAAGTGAACTGCGAGGCTTGCCCAATGTCCTGCTCACGCCTCACATCGGTGGCAGTACGGCCGAGGCCCAGCGCAACATCGCCGAGTTTGTGCCCGAGCGCATTATGGGCTACGTGAATACCGGCAACACTCAGCAAAGCGTGAACCTGCCCAACATCCAACTTCCGGTGCAGCAGGCGCATCGTCTTATTCACTTGCACGCCAACGTGCCCGGCGTACTGGCCAGCATCAACAATGTATTGGCAGACCATCAGGTCAACATCCTCGGTCAATACCTCAAAACCAACGAGCACATTGGCTACGTGATTACGGATATTGATAAGGAATACGCGCCGGAGGTAATTGGGGCACTGCGCAAAGTAGAGCACACGATTAAGTTTCGGGTGCTCTACTAG
- a CDS encoding CTP synthase yields MPDRNISSPTATAKYIFVTGGVTSSLGKGIISASLAKLLQARGFRVTIQKFDPYINIDPGTLNPYEHGECFVTDDGAETDLDLGHYERFLNTPTSQANNVTTGRIYNHVISKEREGAYLGKTVQVVPHITDEIKRRMLLLGQGDEFDIIITEIGGCIGDIESLPFVEAVRQLRWELPPNDSLVIHLTLLPYLKAAGELKTKPTQHSVRDLREAGLQPDILVCRSEHPIPPEMRRKIALFCNVKINSVIESLDAESIYSVPLLMLKEQLDERVIKRLRLTGGAQQPDLEVWKDFLGRLKNPTEEVTIALVGKYVELPDAYKSINESFVHAGAHNECKVTVRSIQSEHITPENVAQLLQGVNGVLVAPGFGERGFEGKVCAVRYVRENNIPFFGICLGMQVAMVEFARHVLQLNSANSTEMDPLTPTPVIAMMEEQKNITQKGGTMRLGAYDCDLRRGSKAAKAYGRNHISERHRHRYEFNNEYLKDFEAAGMIASGVNPGTGLVEVIELNGHPWFVAGQFHPELKSTVENPHPLFVRFVRAAIQHHKNEV; encoded by the coding sequence ATGCCAGACCGAAATATCTCTTCTCCGACTGCGACGGCCAAGTACATCTTTGTCACCGGCGGAGTCACCTCCTCCCTGGGCAAAGGCATCATCTCCGCCTCCCTAGCCAAACTCCTGCAAGCCCGCGGCTTCCGGGTCACCATCCAAAAGTTCGATCCCTACATCAATATCGACCCCGGCACGCTCAATCCTTATGAGCATGGCGAGTGCTTCGTGACGGATGATGGGGCTGAAACCGACCTTGACCTAGGCCACTACGAGCGGTTTCTGAACACGCCTACATCCCAGGCCAACAACGTCACCACGGGCCGCATCTACAACCACGTGATTAGCAAGGAGCGCGAAGGCGCTTACCTAGGCAAAACCGTGCAGGTGGTGCCCCATATCACCGACGAAATCAAGCGGCGTATGCTGCTCCTGGGTCAGGGCGATGAATTTGATATCATCATTACCGAAATTGGTGGCTGCATCGGCGACATTGAAAGCTTGCCGTTTGTGGAGGCTGTGCGCCAGCTACGTTGGGAATTGCCCCCCAACGACTCGTTGGTGATTCACCTCACGCTACTCCCCTACCTAAAGGCGGCTGGCGAGCTCAAAACCAAGCCCACGCAGCACTCAGTGCGCGACCTACGCGAAGCTGGCTTGCAGCCCGACATTCTGGTGTGCCGCTCCGAGCACCCTATTCCACCGGAAATGCGCCGCAAAATTGCGCTTTTCTGTAACGTCAAGATCAACTCCGTAATCGAAAGCCTCGACGCGGAAAGCATCTACTCTGTGCCGCTGCTCATGCTCAAGGAGCAGCTCGACGAGCGGGTTATCAAACGCCTGCGGCTGACGGGCGGTGCCCAGCAGCCCGATCTGGAAGTTTGGAAAGACTTTTTGGGCCGACTCAAAAATCCTACGGAGGAAGTAACCATTGCGCTGGTGGGCAAATACGTGGAGCTACCCGATGCCTACAAGTCCATCAACGAGTCCTTCGTGCACGCTGGGGCGCATAATGAGTGCAAAGTCACGGTGCGTAGTATCCAATCGGAGCATATTACGCCCGAGAACGTTGCTCAATTGCTGCAGGGTGTAAATGGGGTATTGGTAGCACCGGGCTTTGGTGAAAGGGGCTTCGAAGGCAAAGTATGCGCGGTGCGCTACGTCCGCGAGAATAATATTCCCTTTTTCGGTATCTGTCTGGGAATGCAAGTAGCCATGGTAGAGTTTGCCCGGCACGTATTGCAGCTGAACAGCGCCAACTCCACCGAAATGGACCCTTTGACGCCCACCCCCGTCATTGCCATGATGGAGGAGCAAAAAAATATCACGCAGAAAGGTGGCACCATGCGACTGGGCGCTTACGACTGCGACCTGCGTCGTGGCTCCAAAGCAGCCAAGGCCTACGGCCGCAACCACATCAGTGAGCGTCACCGTCACCGCTACGAGTTCAACAACGAGTATCTGAAGGACTTCGAGGCGGCAGGCATGATAGCTTCAGGCGTTAACCCCGGCACGGGTCTAGTGGAAGTGATAGAGCTGAACGGCCACCCGTGGTTCGTGGCCGGGCAGTTTCACCCCGAGTTGAAAAGCACCGTAGAGAACCCTCATCCTCTATTTGTACGCTTCGTGCGGGCCGCTATTCAGCACCACAAGAATGAGGTGTAA
- a CDS encoding helix-turn-helix domain-containing protein, whose product MQLTITPAIVLLFAVLAQAVFAAGLLWFAPHNQLPNRFLALLLLAIALWVLDGLWRAAGLYGQNANWYFTPIYYSLAFGPLLYFYVQSLVSQPFQLRRRHLWHFVPVLVQAVLYWWLRFEPYQTRLWFWEQVHQPYTYRIEFIGTWVSLIIYLGLSLQLLRRYRRWLPDNFSELSQLRLKWLRVLLLALGVVSVQWLVEVVLREFFHLYYAYDYSTWLLGGVVLLIGVVGLRQADMRAVHFAPLQAAEKAPQPVGETLLPGETSGGLFSTSSNAVDVAPTVRQAPAAVDAAVLERIRQALEDEQLYLNPTLTLAELSAHTGLAPRLISFTVNNGFGQSFNDLVNGYRVEAVKRRLANPADVARLTLLGIAFECGFNSKTTFNRIFKQFTGVAPSEFAPQ is encoded by the coding sequence ATGCAGCTCACTATTACCCCGGCAATTGTTCTTCTGTTTGCGGTGCTGGCCCAGGCAGTATTCGCGGCGGGACTGCTGTGGTTTGCCCCCCACAACCAACTCCCAAACCGGTTTCTGGCGTTGCTGCTGCTGGCTATTGCCCTCTGGGTGCTGGACGGATTGTGGCGCGCCGCAGGACTGTATGGCCAGAATGCCAACTGGTATTTTACCCCAATTTACTATTCCCTAGCCTTTGGGCCGCTGCTCTACTTTTATGTGCAAAGTCTAGTAAGTCAGCCCTTTCAGTTGCGTAGGCGGCATCTGTGGCACTTTGTGCCCGTACTGGTGCAGGCAGTGCTTTACTGGTGGCTCCGGTTCGAACCTTACCAAACGCGGCTGTGGTTTTGGGAGCAGGTGCATCAGCCATACACGTACCGGATAGAGTTTATCGGCACCTGGGTGTCGCTGATTATTTATCTGGGTTTGAGCTTGCAGTTGTTGCGGCGCTACCGGCGCTGGTTACCCGACAATTTCTCGGAACTGTCGCAGCTGCGCCTGAAGTGGTTGCGGGTGCTTTTGCTGGCGCTGGGCGTGGTGAGCGTGCAGTGGCTGGTGGAGGTAGTGCTGCGCGAATTCTTTCATCTGTACTACGCCTACGATTATTCTACCTGGCTGCTAGGCGGGGTGGTGCTGTTGATTGGCGTGGTAGGCCTGCGCCAGGCCGACATGCGAGCTGTGCATTTTGCGCCCCTGCAAGCGGCTGAAAAAGCCCCCCAGCCAGTAGGCGAAACGCTATTGCCTGGGGAGACGAGCGGGGGGCTTTTTTCTACCTCCTCCAATGCGGTTGACGTAGCGCCCACGGTGCGCCAGGCGCCGGCTGCGGTTGATGCGGCGGTGTTGGAGCGCATTCGTCAGGCGCTGGAAGACGAGCAGCTGTATCTGAACCCCACGCTCACGCTAGCCGAATTGTCGGCGCATACGGGTCTGGCGCCGCGACTAATTTCATTCACCGTTAATAATGGCTTTGGGCAGTCTTTCAACGACCTGGTGAATGGCTACCGGGTGGAAGCCGTGAAGCGCCGCCTCGCTAATCCTGCCGATGTGGCCCGCCTCACGTTGCTGGGAATTGCCTTTGAATGCGGCTTCAATTCCAAGACCACCTTCAACCGAATTTTTAAGCAATTCACCGGCGTGGCACCCAGCGAATTTGCCCCCCAGTGA